A stretch of the Sorangium aterium genome encodes the following:
- a CDS encoding outer membrane lipoprotein-sorting protein, which yields MRFAHFVSILATTVALGLSHAPAALADDAADKALAATEAAMNKAKTLYFEYEARTTESGKPDKTVGLNVWMKGEKRLAEFTAPADLKGTKVLILSPSEMYVYLPSFGKVRRIASHTSDQGAFGMAFSQEDLATQKYGSYTPAVSSSSGKEVKLTLTPRSGQTTSYAKIEMTVTKDKNVPSELKYYNTEGKLVKTETRSGYSCDGDVCTPGTLKMVDHTKNLTTTLTRKKVKVNESINDDTFSKRNLEK from the coding sequence ATGAGGTTTGCGCATTTCGTTTCCATCCTTGCCACCACGGTCGCGCTCGGCCTCTCGCACGCCCCCGCGGCGCTGGCCGACGACGCCGCCGACAAGGCCCTGGCAGCGACCGAAGCGGCCATGAACAAGGCCAAGACGCTCTACTTCGAATACGAGGCCAGGACGACGGAGAGCGGCAAACCCGACAAGACCGTCGGCCTCAATGTGTGGATGAAGGGCGAGAAGCGCCTCGCCGAGTTCACCGCACCCGCGGACCTCAAAGGCACCAAGGTCCTCATCCTCTCTCCTTCCGAGATGTACGTCTATCTGCCGTCCTTCGGCAAAGTCCGCCGCATCGCCAGCCACACGAGCGATCAGGGCGCCTTCGGCATGGCCTTCAGCCAGGAAGACCTGGCCACGCAGAAGTACGGCAGCTACACGCCGGCCGTCAGCTCCTCCAGCGGCAAGGAGGTCAAGCTCACGCTCACCCCCAGGAGCGGCCAGACGACCTCCTACGCCAAGATCGAGATGACGGTCACGAAGGACAAGAACGTCCCCAGCGAGCTCAAGTATTACAACACCGAGGGCAAGCTGGTGAAGACCGAGACCCGCAGCGGCTACTCGTGCGACGGCGACGTCTGCACCCCCGGCACCCTCAAGATGGTGGACCACACGAAGAACCTCACCACCACGCTCACGCGCAAGAAGGTGAAGGTGAACGAGTCCATCAACGACGACACCTTCTCCAAGCGCAACCTGGAGAAGTGA
- a CDS encoding response regulator — protein sequence MADLLLVDDSHDINEAMEMLLTAEGHRVRIATDGRAGLRALEERFPDLIVLDVEMPDLDGPGMACRMLIENSGREKIPIVFVSGAEGLHEIARRIGTPYMLGKPCDPDKLLSMLARALEERIAPRPP from the coding sequence ATGGCCGATTTGTTGCTCGTCGACGATAGCCACGACATCAACGAAGCCATGGAAATGCTGTTGACCGCCGAAGGGCACCGGGTGCGGATTGCCACGGACGGGAGGGCGGGGCTGCGCGCGCTGGAGGAGCGATTTCCGGATCTGATCGTCCTCGACGTGGAGATGCCGGATCTCGACGGTCCGGGGATGGCGTGTCGGATGCTCATCGAGAACAGCGGTCGAGAGAAGATTCCGATTGTCTTCGTCTCCGGGGCCGAGGGTCTCCACGAGATCGCGAGGCGCATCGGCACTCCTTACATGCTCGGCAAGCCCTGCGATCCAGACAAGCTCCTCTCGATGCTCGCTCGCGCCCTCGAGGAG
- a CDS encoding DUF3540 domain-containing protein → MRNLARKQEPRALVTQEFGTVVRADGAALVVETDAGEFRAKRAKGCLLEPEAGDLVLLAVATDGRCYVLSVLEREDGAPGSIVADGDLNIKLPAGRLGVAAQDGIGLVSAKEVAVVSAGLSVNAVDGNVALQSLSFVGTLLRAEITKAKVFAGSLDSVLERLSQRVKRSYRTVEESEQLRAERVDYVAKKTMSLRGENTLVTAQELVKIDGEQIHLG, encoded by the coding sequence ATGCGCAATCTGGCGAGAAAGCAGGAGCCGAGGGCTCTGGTCACTCAGGAGTTCGGCACCGTGGTGCGCGCCGACGGCGCGGCGCTCGTCGTCGAGACCGACGCGGGCGAATTCAGGGCGAAGCGCGCCAAGGGGTGCCTCCTCGAGCCCGAGGCGGGCGACCTCGTGCTCCTTGCCGTGGCGACCGACGGGCGTTGCTACGTGCTCTCCGTGCTGGAGCGGGAGGACGGCGCGCCCGGGAGCATCGTCGCGGACGGCGACCTGAACATCAAGCTGCCTGCCGGTCGCCTCGGTGTCGCCGCGCAGGACGGCATCGGCCTGGTCTCGGCCAAGGAGGTGGCGGTGGTCTCGGCGGGCCTCTCGGTGAACGCCGTCGACGGGAATGTCGCGCTGCAAAGCCTCTCGTTCGTTGGGACGCTCCTCCGCGCGGAGATCACGAAGGCCAAGGTCTTTGCCGGGAGCCTCGACTCCGTGCTGGAGCGGCTCTCGCAGCGGGTGAAGCGCTCCTACCGCACCGTCGAGGAGAGCGAGCAGCTCCGGGCCGAGCGGGTCGATTACGTCGCGAAGAAGACGATGAGCCTGCGCGGCGAGAACACGCTGGTGACGGCGCAGGAGCTCGTCAAGATCGACGGCGAGCAGATCCACCTGGGTTGA
- a CDS encoding MopE-related protein — MQRSISTMRAPFLQTLALVPTFALVACGARTSLLEFEPLGEGGASSASSSSSASSSGAGAPCSEELCNGLDDDCDGQIDEEIPTSGAACLTGQTGPCANGSVFCVDGALACIPDIRSVPEVCGDELDNNCDGKIDEGCVPATNGCSDGTREAFVEEDIYPLIAGCAGGFTVPGILIDPLPRCGFGGGNTGQNPEGLGCSASDLCAKGFHICKGADDVALHSPTGCDGAAAEPGLFFATRQGSTGCAYCTLGDNEDPDVCTGGSCTRGCATSRVTANDLFGCGSVGRRPASCGVLDRTSGDLCEALKGPWDCGGDGYNESNQVIKPGAAGGGVLCCAD, encoded by the coding sequence ATGCAACGGAGCATCAGCACCATGCGCGCGCCCTTCCTTCAGACGCTCGCCCTCGTCCCTACCTTTGCGCTTGTCGCCTGTGGCGCGCGCACCAGCCTGCTGGAGTTCGAACCTCTGGGCGAGGGGGGCGCGTCGTCGGCGTCGTCGTCGTCCTCTGCCTCATCCAGCGGCGCCGGCGCGCCCTGCTCCGAGGAACTCTGCAACGGCCTCGACGACGACTGCGACGGTCAGATCGACGAAGAGATCCCCACCTCCGGCGCCGCTTGCCTTACGGGGCAGACGGGCCCTTGCGCGAACGGCAGCGTGTTTTGTGTGGACGGCGCGCTCGCTTGTATCCCCGATATACGGTCTGTACCCGAGGTGTGCGGCGATGAACTCGACAACAACTGTGACGGCAAGATTGACGAGGGCTGCGTGCCAGCGACCAACGGCTGCAGCGACGGCACGCGCGAGGCATTTGTCGAGGAGGACATTTATCCGTTGATCGCCGGGTGCGCAGGCGGCTTCACCGTACCGGGTATCTTGATCGATCCATTACCTCGATGTGGGTTCGGCGGCGGCAACACCGGCCAGAACCCCGAGGGCCTCGGCTGCAGCGCCAGCGACCTGTGCGCGAAGGGGTTTCATATCTGCAAAGGCGCGGATGACGTCGCTCTCCATTCGCCTACCGGCTGCGACGGCGCGGCGGCCGAGCCCGGCCTGTTCTTCGCGACGCGCCAGGGGAGCACCGGCTGTGCGTATTGCACGCTGGGGGACAACGAGGATCCGGATGTGTGCACCGGAGGGAGCTGCACCCGCGGTTGTGCCACCTCAAGAGTCACGGCAAACGATCTCTTCGGGTGCGGCTCCGTCGGCAGGAGGCCAGCCAGCTGCGGCGTGCTCGACCGCACCTCGGGCGATCTCTGCGAAGCCCTCAAAGGGCCCTGGGACTGCGGGGGCGACGGCTATAACGAGTCCAATCAGGTCATCAAGCCTGGAGCGGCGGGCGGTGGCGTGCTCTGCTGCGCGGATTGA
- a CDS encoding DUF4150 domain-containing protein, with translation MFANTQMGGMNLGFPDVCLTPPVPAPIPYPNMSFGPVSAPAAYNVLFMCAPAHNLLTTQLISVGDQPGVALGVASGSVMGPSRHITAAFTCLVGGMPATRLTSMSLQNSTNCPGMRIVPSQVKVLILSP, from the coding sequence ATGTTCGCGAACACGCAGATGGGCGGGATGAACCTGGGGTTTCCGGACGTGTGCCTCACCCCGCCGGTGCCTGCCCCGATCCCTTATCCGAACATGTCCTTTGGCCCGGTGAGCGCGCCGGCCGCGTACAACGTGCTGTTCATGTGCGCGCCCGCGCATAACCTGCTGACGACGCAGCTCATCTCCGTCGGCGATCAGCCCGGCGTCGCCCTGGGGGTCGCGTCCGGCTCGGTCATGGGGCCTTCCCGCCACATCACCGCCGCGTTCACCTGCCTCGTCGGCGGCATGCCGGCCACCCGGCTGACCAGCATGAGCCTGCAGAACTCCACGAACTGCCCCGGAATGCGGATCGTGCCGAGTCAGGTCAAGGTGCTCATCCTGTCCCCCTGA